In the Pan paniscus chromosome 19, NHGRI_mPanPan1-v2.0_pri, whole genome shotgun sequence genome, AGCTAATTTTGCAGGAGTCTTGTGTAGGGCTGCTGAGGAGGTATAGGACAGGAGAACGGGAGTCTAGCTGCCACAGGGAAGCTGTATTTTTCGTCCTTCCTAGAAATGGTGTTGGGATAGGCACTCTCAGAGCCCTTGAGAAGTGGGTGAGCAAGGGGACATGGCAGCAGCCTGTGCTGAGGGTCCTTGGACCTCATGCTAGGATTACCAGCCCAGAGGGACGCTTCATACCGCTACACCTGGGATCGGAGTCTGTTTCTGATCTACCGACGCAAGGAGCTGCAGAGAATCATGGAAGAGCTGGATTTCAGCCAGCAGGTTGGTATGGCCTCCATGCCCCAGTCAGAAGCCCCTTGGGGCGGTGCCTGTCTTCAGTCAGCTCATCTTACCTTTCTCCATCTCTCGGAGGATATTGATGGCCTGGAGGTGGTGGGCAAAGGGCAGCCCTTCTCGGCTGTTACTGTGGAAGACTACACAGTGTTTGAAAGAAGTCAGGGAAGCTCCTCTGAAGACACAACATACTTGTGAGTGCAGCCTGAACCCTGGGGAGAGAGGCTGAAGAGTTCTCCAGCGCCTACCAGTATTAAAGAGCGGGCTTCCCTCCCTGAGATCAGGGTGCCTCTAGCCTAGCTTCTGTCCAGTGGTTGCCACCCACTCCTTGAACCCATTCCAGCAGCTGTGCTGGCTTTCCTATTGCCATCTGCTCCTTTCCAACAACCAACTCCTAATGGGGATTTCCCAGACATTCCCTTGCTGGTCAAGTGAGGGCTCTCTAGACCCTCCCACTGCTATGCATCTTGAATGCCTCTGGCATGGAGAGTCTATGTATTTCTGTGTACTGTGAATGGCTCTGGCAAGAGGGCTTAAAGAGTCTGTGTGTTTCTAAGAACCTCCCATCTACAGCAATGGGTCAGGAGGAAGCTGCGCGGGAGTGGAGTTGATAATACTCCATTGCAGGGTAGAGCTGGTTGTGTTTCTAGGCTTCCTGGTGACCGTTTCTGTGGGGTTCCACATGGCATGACTGTGGCAGCCTAAGAGAAAATAAGTCATTGGCTTTTCTTACAGAGGCACATTGGCCAGTTCCTCTGATGTCTCCATGCCTATTCTCGGCCCTTCTCTGCTGTTCTGTGGGAAGCCAGCTTGCTGGATCAGAGGCAGTAATCCACAGGACAAGGTAAAACTGCCTCCACCACACCTGCTGGGAGAGCCTCCCTCAGGGGTGCAGCCCTGAGGTGACTGGCAGTTACCAGCAGCCTGCACAGTCTCCTGTTTGGGTTTTTATCTGGTCGTGCATTCAGCACGTCTGAAAATGGTGACAGCAACACTGACTTGAGCAAGAATAAAATCACAAGGCTGCAGAGTGTCATAAGCCACTTGGGGCTTATACCCAGCCCCCAAGCATGTAAACAAGCAAACTCAAGTAGGTATGGCTCTAAGAAGGTTCCAAAATATTCTTCAGATGCTAAGGAATAGAAGTGTTCAttggatataaaatatattttatctggccaggcgcagaggctcacgcctgtaatcccagcactttgggaggctgacgtgggtggatcacctgacatcaggagttcaagaccagccctggccagcatggtgaaaccccatctctactaaaaatacaaaatagcagggcatggtggtgggcacctgtaatccctgctacttggaaagctgaggcaggagaatcgcttgaacccgggaggcgggggttgcagtgagctgagatcacgccattgcactccaacctaggtgacaagagcgaaactctgtctcaaaatatatatatatatatatatataaaatatatatatatatatttgttttatcttctCTTCTTGCTATTGAGGGTAACCTCAGAGACAACCACGCTGGAGTAGGATACCACTCTGTGTGACAGTGGCCAAGCCCTGGAGGCCTGGGACACGAGACTTGCAGTGCTAAAGCCAGAAAAGTCCTGGGCAGACCAGATGAGTTGTTCACTCTAGGCCAGGGTTTGCAGCAAAGACATTTCTTGTCCCTCCTCCTTCCAGAGGCAGGTTGGGATTGCTGCTCACTTGACCTTTGAAACCCTAGAAGGCGAGAAAACCTCCTCAGAACTGACTGTGGTCAATAATGGCACCGTGGCCATTTGGTATGACTGGCGACGGCAGCACCAGCCGGACACTTTCCAAGACCTTAAGAAAAATAGGATGCAGCGATTTTACTTTGACAACCGGGAAGGTACTCGGGAGAAGCCACCCTATGTGCTAGCTCCTGTCTGGGGCTGGTTTTGTCCTCCGTGAGACATCAAAGTTTAGTTATGGCCCAGCTCCTGTAAGTTTGAGCCCTGCTTCCCTGCCTTGTCCCTCTCATTCCTTCTGTGAAATGTGTGGCCTGACTACTCATGTCTATTGAGAGACTGATGGAACTTGAGAACCTGGGGAGGTGAGCCACCAGGGAGCAGAAGCGTTCTAGGGGCTCAGTTATCTAGGTGCACAGGCCTGGGGCTAGGATGGCCAGCTGTCTCTGTTTGCCTGGGACTTTAGCACTCAAATTCCCACATTCCAGGAAACCTCTCAGCCCTGGGCAAACTGGGATGGTTGGCCAGccacctggcctgggactcagTTAACTGCATGTAGGAGCATGTAGGCCTGGGGCTCAGCCAGCTCCTGCATGTTGAAAACCTCGGGTCTCTGTCCCTCTCAGGTGTGATTCTGCctggagaaattaaaacatttacctTCTTCTTCAAGTCTTTGACTGCTGGGGTCTTCAGGGAATTTTGGGAGTTTCGAACCCATCCTACTCTATTAGGAGGTGCTATACTGCAGGTCAATCTCCACGCGGTCTCCCTGACCCAGGACGTTTTTGAGGATGAGAGGAAAGTACTGGAGGTAAGGGACCCAGGACCATGGCCCCTGTGGACATCAGGTAGGGTATCCTGGTGTTCTTCCTGGCAGTGACTGAAGGGATCGTATTTCTCCCAGCCTTTGATCTTAGGTGATCAAAGGTAATTTTGACAATGTCATGCTTGCTTTACTCATTGACCGTACGACCCATGTCTCACACAAGGCGCCCCTCCCGTGTTTCTGTGACACTCACTGAAGCCTGATGAAGGTTCACCACCATCCTCAGAAGCACCCCCACTATGTGCCCTGCCCCTTCTTCCTAATCTGGTGACATGCTAACTGTGTGACCACCAGGCCCCAGGCAGCAGCAGCTGTCACTGGAACTGGCCCTCCTCTGGATCCTTTTCATccatttttagggaacaaggatGTCTGGAGAGACTCAGAGGTTTTCAGGTCTTAGaacaggcgtgtgtgtgtgtgtgtgtgagagagacaatGGCAGGAACTCAGACCCTAGGAAGGCACAAAGTCCTGGGGGCTCCAACTTCCTGAAGGATGCATTGGTTTTGATAGCCTGGGCTGCCATCCTCTGCCACCTTCCCTTTTGCAGAGCAAGCTGACTGCCCATGAGGCAGTCACCGTCGTTCGCGAAGTGCTGCAGGAGCTGCTGATGGGGGTCTTGACCCCGGAGCGCACACCATCACCTGTGGATGCCTATCTCACCGAGGAAGACTTGTTCCGGCACAGGAATCCTCAGGTGAGGCCCAGCGCCAGCCCCTGCCCCCTCATGTGTGCCCTGCGTCAAGGGTCCCCAACCCGCAGGCCGCACAGCGGcaggtgagcagtgggtgagccagcattactgcctgagctctgcctcctgtcagatcagcggtggcattagattctcatagaagcacgAATCCcactgtgaactgcgcatgcgagggatgGAAATtgtacactccttatgagaatctaactaatgcctgatgatctgaggtggaagtttcatcctgaaaccattcccccactccctgccatccgtggaaaaattgtcttccacgaaaccagtccctggtgccaaaaaggttggggactgctgccctAGGTGACAGTAATAGCAAACTCTTTTATGTGCCAAGCTCTGTTCTGCGCATCTTCCATGAGTAACTCACCTCTCTTCACAGCAGTCCTATGAGATGGGTactacttatttttgtttatttttttaagaaatagcaTGTCATACTGTCACActccaggccagagtacagtgtcCCACTCATAGCTCATTGTGACCTCAAACTCcccggctcaggtgatcctcccacctcagcctcctaagtagctaggactacaggcatacatcaccatgctcagctaatttctctcttttttttttttttttggtagagataggatcACTCTATGTCAtacaggccggtcttgaactcctgagttcaagtgatcttcctaccgtggcttcccaaagcactgggatggcaggcttgagccactgtgcctggcccttgtaCTATTTATGTCCTTATTTACATTGAAGAAACTGGGGcctgcaccccagcctccccCTCACATGCCTTCCCATCCTCTGCTGCAGCTGCATTACGAGCACCAAGTGGTGCAAAGCCTGCACCAACTGTGGCGCCAGTACATGACCCTGCCTGCCAAGGCTGAGGAGGCCAGGCCAGGGGACAAGGAGCACGTCAGCCCCATAGCCACAGAGAAGGCCTCTGTGAATGCTGAGCTGTTACCACGCTTTAGGAGCCCCATCTCCGAAACTCAAGTGCCCCGGCCTGAGAACGAGGCCCTCAGGGAATCCGGGTCCCAGAAGGCCAGAGTGGGGACCAAGAGTCCTCAGCGGAAGAGCATCATGGAGGAGATCCTGGTGGAGGAAAGCCCAGATGTGGACAGCACCAAGAGCCCCTGGGAGCCGGATGGCCTTCCCCTGCTGGAGTGGAACCTCTGCTTGGGGGACTTCAGAAAGGTGCTTCCAAGACCCTGGAAGGCAATGGTAGAGAATATTCCTGCCTCGAACCAGCAAGGGAGGACCCGGCAGCCCCTCTTGCTCTATGggcaaagaaacaaaacctgAGAGCCCAGAGAAAGTGATCTCTTgggttatctatttatttatttatttttgagacgaagttttgctcttgttgcccaggtgggagtgcaatagcacaatctcggctcactgcaacctccacctcccaggttcaagcgattctcctgcctcagcctcccaagtagctgagattactggcatgtgccaccacacctggctaattttttttttttatggaatcttgctgtgttgcccaggctggagtgcagtggtgcaattttggctcactgcaacctctgcctcccgggttcaagtgattctcctgcctcagccttcccgagcagctgggactacaggcatgcgccaccacatccagctagtttttgtatttttgtagagacggggtttcgctatgttggccaggctggtctcaaactcctgacctcgtgatccacccaccttggcctcccacagtgctggtgttacaggcacgagccaccacgccaggccaattttgtatttttagtagagacggggtttcaccatgttggtcaagctggtctcgaatacctgacctcaggtgatccacccgcctcagcctcctaaagtgctgggattataggcgtgagccactgtgcccagctgggttACCTGTTTTTGTCTGGGGTGCCCAAGCTGCTATATTCCAGGAGGGGGGCCTACTCTCTGACCCTGGCAAATCTTGGAGAAGGGGTTCATAGGTACAGATTTCTGAGGGGGGTCCCTGGCTCCCACCAAAGGCACCCAGACAGCTCTCCATAGCTGCATCCCCTCCTGGTTCCTGGTCCCCTGCCACCCATCCCCACATCACCATGCCCTTCACTAGAGGACACAGAGAGCCTTGGTGTCCTGGTGCAGAATGGTGCCCATGACCCTGCCAGGCAGTGATGGTGCTCCCTGATGAGAACCAGAGAGAGGATGCGTTGATGAGGCTCAACAAAGCAGCCCTGGAGCTGTGCCAGAAGCCAAGGCCATTGCAGTCCAACCTCCTGCACCAGATGTGGTAGGTGCCGTGCCAGGAGAGCTGCCCCATCTCCTTCCCTTTGTGGCATCTGCAGGGGTCCTTGGCAGGCAGTCCTGGGACTCCAGGGGTCTGAGCTTCCGTTGAGCTCAGGTTGCTAGAGCATGCCGCAAACATTCCACGTTCTGGAACCCTGCAGTGCCTACTGCTCACTGGAGAGCAGTCACAGCAGATCAAAcaccttatcttttttttcttccccttttttccTTGTTCCTTCTCAGTGAGCAGGGGAATGGAAAAAGGAGAAGCCAGAGGGCAGAAAGAAGAGGGGGGGCAGATTCCAATAAAAGCTTCATTTCTCTGTTGTCACCCTCCCCTGTACCTGTTTGGAACTTGCTTGTATAGGCGTGGGGTCCTTTTCAAGGCCCTCAGGACAAGCCCCAGGAGCCTTATGCTGGAAGTCTCATGCAAGGTTCAGCCCCTCCAGTGCGACTGGACCCAAGTCTGGCCCTGGCCTCAAGCCCTCTGAAGTAGGACTGAATTCATGCAGGCCTCCTAACCCTAGTCCTGGGCCATTTTTTTCTTGGTTGCCACCCAAGGCAAGCCAGAACCCCCCCCCCCCAAGCACTTGCCCTGGCGGGGAACAGTGAGGATGCTGGCTGTTCAGGGGTGTGGCATTTCCACAGCAGCTCGTGGCACCAGGGTCTTTGAAGGGAGGGACCCAAGCCTCTGCAGGTTCAAGGACAAATGAGGAGTGATGGCATTTCTCCACTATGTCTTGCCCTCTAGTTTGCAGCTGTGGCGAGATGTGATTGACAGCCTGGTGGGCCATTCCATGTGGCTGAGGTCTGTGCTGGGCCTGCCT is a window encoding:
- the MYCBPAP gene encoding MYCBP-associated protein isoform X15; its protein translation is MVPGGTMKSLKKDSRLRITPTRLLEASENVKEKKRAKGPEQPTPTIQEEPEPVSNVLQGDDILALAIKKEDLKEQHIPRLTEKEDKRVITQKFIIRKLKPMDPRRKVCHLVAHPANPDEATKPLDYSGPGDSFDGSDQILPHHILGSLQDFKRIALARGNTQLAERIPTSPCLMTLISAEGESKQKAPKEEKRPPWAPPPQHNFLKNWQRNTALRKKQQEALSEHLKKPVSELLMHTGETYRRIQEERELIDCTLPTRRDRKSWENSGFWSRLEYLGDEMTGLVMTKTKTQRGLMEPITHIRKPHSIRVETGLPAQRDASYRYTWDRSLFLIYRRKELQRIMEELDFSQQDIDGLEVVGKGQPFSAVTVEDYTVFERSQGSSSEDTTYLGTLASSSDVSMPILGPSLLFCGKPACWIRGSNPQDKRQVGIAAHLTFETLEGEKTSSELTVVNNGTVAIWYDWRRQHQPDTFQDLKKNRMQRFYFDNREGVILPGEIKTFTFFFKSLTAGVFREFWEFRTHPTLLGGAILQVNLHAVSLTQDVFEDERKVLESKLTAHEAVTVVREVLQELLMGVLTPERTPSPVDAYLTEEDLFRHRNPQLHYEHQVVQSLHQLWRQYMTLPAKAEEARPGDKEHVSPIATEKASVNAELLPRFRSPISETQVPRPENEALRESGSQKARVGTKSPQRKSIMEEILVEESPDVDSTKSPWEPDGLPLLEWNLCLGDFRKAVMVLPDENQREDALMRLNKAALELCQKPRPLQSNLLHQMCLQLWRDVIDSLVGHSMWLRSVLGLPEKETIYLNVPEEQDQKSPPIMEVKVPVGKAGKEERKGAAQEKKQLGIKDKEDKKGAKLLGKEDRPNSKKHKAKDDKKVIKSASRDRFSLEDPTPDIILSSQEPIDPLVMGKYTQRLHSEVHPGRCVPWENTMQGAFPSTVRVLKN
- the MYCBPAP gene encoding MYCBP-associated protein isoform X9; its protein translation is MVPGGTMKSLKKDSRLRITPTRLLEASENVKEKKRAKGPEQPTPTIQEEPEPVSNVLQGDDILALAIKKEDLKEQHIPRLTEKEDKRVITQKFIIRKLKPMDPRRKVCHLVAHPANPDEATKPLDYSGPGDSFDGSDQILPHHILGSLQDFKRIALARGNTQLAERIPTSPCLMTLISAEGESKQKAPKEEKRPPWAPPPQHNFLKNWQRNTALRKKQQEALSEHLKKPVSELLMHTGETYRRIQEERELIDCTLPTRRDRKSWENSGFWSRLEYLGDEMTGLVMTKTKTQRGLMEPITHIRKPHSIRVETGLPAQRDASYRYTWDRSLFLIYRRKELQRIMEELDFSQQDIDGLEVVGKGQPFSAVTVEDYTVFERSQGSSSEDTTYLGTLASSSDVSMPILGPSLLFCGKPACWIRGSNPQDKRQVGIAAHLTFETLEGEKTSSELTVVNNGTVAIWYDWRRQHQPDTFQDLKKNRMQRFYFDNREGVILPGEIKTFTFFFKSLTAGVFREFWEFRTHPTLLGGAILQVNLHAVSLTQDVFEDERKVLESKLTAHEAVTVVREVLQELLMGVLTPERTPSPVDAYLTEEDLFRHRNPQLHYEHQVVQSLHQLWRQYMTLPAKAEEARPGDKEHVSPIATEKASVNAELLPRFRSPISETQVPRPENEALRESGSQKARVGTKSPQRKSIMEEILVEESPDVDSTKSPWEPDGLPLLEWNLCLGDFRKAVMVLPDENQREDALMRLNKAALELCQKPRPLQSNLLHQMCLQLWRDVIDSLVGHSMWLRSVLGLPEKETIYLNVPEEQDQKSPPIMEVKVPVGKAGKEERKGAAQEKKQLGIKDKEDKKGAKLLGKEDRPNSKKHKAKDDKKVIKSASRDRFSLEDPTPDIILSSQEPIDPLVMGKYTQRLHSEVKGSAQQPFPCLPPALFIPFSLQTISAHSIMVEAELLQEGHPRV
- the MYCBPAP gene encoding MYCBP-associated protein isoform X4 produces the protein MVPGGTMKSLKKDSRLRITPTRLLEASENVKEKKRAKGPEQPTPTIQEEPEPVSNVLQGDDILALAIKKEDLKEQHIPRLTEKEDKRVITQKFIIRKLKPMDPRRKVCHLVAHPANPDEATKPLDYSGTPSLSPGFTVFQLMGPGDSFDGSDQILPHHILGSLQDFKRIALARGNTQLAERIPTSPCLMTLISAEGESKQKAPKEEKRPPWAPPPQHNFLKNWQRNTALRKKQQEALSEHLKKPVSELLMHTGETYRRIQEERELIDCTLPTRRDRKSWENSGFWSRLEYLGDEMTGLVMTKTKTQRGLMEPITHIRKPHSIRVETGLPAQRDASYRYTWDRSLFLIYRRKELQRIMEELDFSQQDIDGLEVVGKGQPFSAVTVEDYTVFERSQGSSSEDTTYLGTLASSSDVSMPILGPSLLFCGKPACWIRGSNPQDKRQVGIAAHLTFETLEGEKTSSELTVVNNGTVAIWYDWRRQHQPDTFQDLKKNRMQRFYFDNREGVILPGEIKTFTFFFKSLTAGVFREFWEFRTHPTLLGGAILQVNLHAVSLTQDVFEDERKVLESKLTAHEAVTVVREVLQELLMGVLTPERTPSPVDAYLTEEDLFRHRNPQLHYEHQVVQSLHQLWRQYMTLPAKAEEARPGDKEHVSPIATEKASVNAELLPRFRSPISETQVPRPENEALRESGSQKARVGTKSPQRKSIMEEILVEESPDVDSTKSPWEPDGLPLLEWNLCLGDFRKAVMVLPDENQREDALMRLNKAALELCQKPRPLQSNLLHQMCLQLWRDVIDSLVGHSMWLRSVLGLPEKETIYLNVPEEQDQKSPPIMEVKVPVGKAGKEERKGAAQEKKQLGIKDKEDKKGAKLLGKEQDRPNSKKHKAKDDKKVIKSASRDRFSLEDPTPDIILSSQEPIDPLVMGKYTQRLHSEVRGLLDTLVTDLMVLADELSPIKNVEEALRLCR
- the MYCBPAP gene encoding MYCBP-associated protein isoform X7, which gives rise to MVPGGTMKSLKKDSRLRITPTRLLEASENVKEKKRAKGPEQPTPTIQEEPEPVSNVLQGDDILALAIKKEDLKEQHIPRLTEKEDKRVITQKFIIRKLKPMDPRRKVCHLVAHPANPDEATKPLDYSGTPSLSPGFTVFQLMGPGDSFDGSDQILPHHILGSLQDFKRIALARGNTQLAERIPTSPCLMTLISAEGESKQKAPKEEKRPPWAPPPQHNFLKNWQRNTALRKKQQEALSEHLKKPVSELLMHTGETYRRIQEERELIDCTLPTRRDRKSWENSGFWSRLEYLGDEMTGLVMTKTKTQRGLMEPITHIRKPHSIRVETGLPAQRDASYRYTWDRSLFLIYRRKELQRIMEELDFSQQDIDGLEVVGKGQPFSAVTVEDYTVFERSQGSSSEDTTYLGTLASSSDVSMPILGPSLLFCGKPACWIRGSNPQDKRQVGIAAHLTFETLEGEKTSSELTVVNNGTVAIWYDWRRQHQPDTFQDLKKNRMQRFYFDNREGVILPGEIKTFTFFFKSLTAGVFREFWEFRTHPTLLGGAILQVNLHAVSLTQDVFEDERKVLESKLTAHEAVTVVREVLQELLMGVLTPERTPSPVDAYLTEEDLFRHRNPQLHYEHQVVQSLHQLWRQYMTLPAKAEEARPGDKEHVSPIATEKASVNAELLPRFRSPISETQVPRPENEALRESGSQKARVGTKSPQRKSIMEEILVEESPDVDSTKSPWEPDGLPLLEWNLCLGDFRKAVMVLPDENQREDALMRLNKAALELCQKPRPLQSNLLHQMCLQLWRDVIDSLVGHSMWLRSVLGLPEKETIYLNVPEEQDQKSPPIMEVKVPVGKAGKEERKGAAQEKKQLGIKDKEDKKGAKLLGKEDRPNSKKHKAKDDKKVIKSASRDRFSLEDPTPDIILSSQEPIDPLVMGKYTQRLHSEVHPGRCVPWENTMQGAFPSTVRVLKN
- the MYCBPAP gene encoding MYCBP-associated protein isoform X13, which translates into the protein MVPGGTMKSLKKDSRLRITPTRLLEASENVKEKKRAKGPEQPTPTIQEEPEPVSNVLQGDDILALAIKKEDLKEQHIPRLTEKEDKRVITQKFIIRKLKPMDPRRKVCHLVAHPANPDEATKPLDYSGPGDSFDGSDQILPHHILGSLQDFKRIALARGNTQLAERIPTSPCLMTLISAEGESKQKAPKEEKRPPWAPPPQHNFLKNWQRNTALRKKQQEALSEHLKKPVSELLMHTGETYRRIQEERELIDCTLPTRRDRKSWENSGFWSRLEYLGDEMTGLVMTKTKTQRGLMEPITHIRKPHSIRVETGLPAQRDASYRYTWDRSLFLIYRRKELQRIMEELDFSQQDIDGLEVVGKGQPFSAVTVEDYTVFERSQGSSSEDTTYLGTLASSSDVSMPILGPSLLFCGKPACWIRGSNPQDKRQVGIAAHLTFETLEGEKTSSELTVVNNGTVAIWYDWRRQHQPDTFQDLKKNRMQRFYFDNREGVILPGEIKTFTFFFKSLTAGVFREFWEFRTHPTLLGGAILQVNLHAVSLTQDVFEDERKVLESKLTAHEAVTVVREVLQELLMGVLTPERTPSPVDAYLTEEDLFRHRNPQLHYEHQVVQSLHQLWRQYMTLPAKAEEARPGDKEHVSPIATEKASVNAELLPRFRSPISETQVPRPENEALRESGSQKARVGTKSPQRKSIMEEILVEESPDVDSTKSPWEPDGLPLLEWNLCLGDFRKAVMVLPDENQREDALMRLNKAALELCQKPRPLQSNLLHQMCLQLWRDVIDSLVGHSMWLRSVLGLPEKETIYLNVPEEQDQKSPPIMEVKVPVGKAGKEERKGAAQEKKQLGIKDKEDKKGAKLLGKEDRPNSKKHKAKDDKKVIKSASRDRFSLEDPTPDIILSSQEPIDPLVMGKYTQRLHSEVRGLLDTLVTDLMVLADELSPIKNVEEALRLCR
- the MYCBPAP gene encoding MYCBP-associated protein isoform X17; protein product: MKKEVPKPSPPKLIEKKRAKGPEQPTPTIQEEPEPVSNVLQGDDILALAIKKEDLKEQHIPRLTEKEDKRVITQKFIIRKLKPMDPRRKVCHLVAHPANPDEATKPLDYSGPGDSFDGSDQILPHHILGSLQDFKRIALARGNTQLAERIPTSPCLMTLISAEGESKQKAPKEEKRPPWAPPPQHNFLKNWQRNTALRKKQQEALSEHLKKPVSELLMHTGETYRRIQEERELIDCTLPTRRDRKSWENSGFWSRLEYLGDEMTGLVMTKTKTQRGLMEPITHIRKPHSIRVETGLPAQRDASYRYTWDRSLFLIYRRKELQRIMEELDFSQQDIDGLEVVGKGQPFSAVTVEDYTVFERSQGSSSEDTTYLGTLASSSDVSMPILGPSLLFCGKPACWIRGSNPQDKRQVGIAAHLTFETLEGEKTSSELTVVNNGTVAIWYDWRRQHQPDTFQDLKKNRMQRFYFDNREGVILPGEIKTFTFFFKSLTAGVFREFWEFRTHPTLLGGAILQVNLHAVSLTQDVFEDERKVLESKLTAHEAVTVVREVLQELLMGVLTPERTPSPVDAYLTEEDLFRHRNPQLHYEHQVVQSLHQLWRQYMTLPAKAEEARPGDKEHVSPIATEKASVNAELLPRFRSPISETQVPRPENEALRESGSQKARVGTKSPQRKSIMEEILVEESPDVDSTKSPWEPDGLPLLEWNLCLGDFRKAVMVLPDENQREDALMRLNKAALELCQKPRPLQSNLLHQMCLQLWRDVIDSLVGHSMWLRSVLGLPEKETIYLNVPEEQDQKSPPIMEVKVPVGKAGKEERKGAAQEKKQLGIKDKEDKKGAKLLGKEDRPNSKKHKAKDDKKVIKSASRDRFSLEDPTPDIILSSQEPIDPLVMGKYTQRLHSEVRGLLDTLVTDLMVLADELSPIKNVEEALRLCR
- the MYCBPAP gene encoding MYCBP-associated protein isoform X6, which gives rise to MVPGGTMKSLKKDSRLRITPTRLLEASENVKEKKRAKGPEQPTPTIQEEPEPVSNVLQGDDILALAIKKEDLKEQHIPRLTEKEDKRVITQKFIIRKLKPMDPRRKVCHLVAHPANPDEATKPLDYSGTPSLSPGFTVFQLMGPGDSFDGSDQILPHHILGSLQDFKRIALARGNTQLAERIPTSPCLMTLISAEGESKQKAPKEEKRPPWAPPPQHNFLKNWQRNTALRKKQQEALSEHLKKPVSELLMHTGETYRRIQEERELIDCTLPTRRDRKSWENSGFWSRLEYLGDEMTGLVMTKTKTQRGLMEPITHIRKPHSIRVETGLPAQRDASYRYTWDRSLFLIYRRKELQRIMEELDFSQQDIDGLEVVGKGQPFSAVTVEDYTVFERSQGSSSEDTTYLGTLASSSDVSMPILGPSLLFCGKPACWIRGSNPQDKRQVGIAAHLTFETLEGEKTSSELTVVNNGTVAIWYDWRRQHQPDTFQDLKKNRMQRFYFDNREGVILPGEIKTFTFFFKSLTAGVFREFWEFRTHPTLLGGAILQVNLHAVSLTQDVFEDERKVLESKLTAHEAVTVVREVLQELLMGVLTPERTPSPVDAYLTEEDLFRHRNPQLHYEHQVVQSLHQLWRQYMTLPAKAEEARPGDKEHVSPIATEKASVNAELLPRFRSPISETQVPRPENEALRESGSQKARVGTKSPQRKSIMEEILVEESPDVDSTKSPWEPDGLPLLEWNLCLGDFRKAVMVLPDENQREDALMRLNKAALELCQKPRPLQSNLLHQMCLQLWRDVIDSLVGHSMWLRSVLGLPEKETIYLNVPEEQDQKSPPIMEVKVPVGKAGKEERKGAAQEKKQLGIKDKEDKKGAKLLGKEQDRPNSKKHKAKDDKKVIKSASRDRFSLEDPTPDIILSSQEPIDPLVMGKYTQRLHSEVHPGRCVPWENTMQGAFPSTVRVLKN
- the MYCBPAP gene encoding MYCBP-associated protein isoform X12 — protein: MKKEVPKPSPPKLIEKKRAKGPEQPTPTIQEEPEPVSNVLQGDDILALAIKKEDLKEQHIPRLTEKEDKRVITQKFIIRKLKPMDPRRKVCHLVAHPANPDEATKPLDYSGPGDSFDGSDQILPHHILGSLQDFKRIALARGNTQLAERIPTSPCLMTLISAEGESKQKAPKEEKRPPWAPPPQHNFLKNWQRNTALRKKQQEALSEHLKKPVSELLMHTGETYRRIQEERELIDCTLPTRRDRKSWENSGFWSRLEYLGDEMTGLVMTKTKTQRGLMEPITHIRKPHSIRVETGLPAQRDASYRYTWDRSLFLIYRRKELQRIMEELDFSQQDIDGLEVVGKGQPFSAVTVEDYTVFERSQGSSSEDTTYLGTLASSSDVSMPILGPSLLFCGKPACWIRGSNPQDKRQVGIAAHLTFETLEGEKTSSELTVVNNGTVAIWYDWRRQHQPDTFQDLKKNRMQRFYFDNREGVILPGEIKTFTFFFKSLTAGVFREFWEFRTHPTLLGGAILQVNLHAVSLTQDVFEDERKVLESKLTAHEAVTVVREVLQELLMGVLTPERTPSPVDAYLTEEDLFRHRNPQLHYEHQVVQSLHQLWRQYMTLPAKAEEARPGDKEHVSPIATEKASVNAELLPRFRSPISETQVPRPENEALRESGSQKARVGTKSPQRKSIMEEILVEESPDVDSTKSPWEPDGLPLLEWNLCLGDFRKAVMVLPDENQREDALMRLNKAALELCQKPRPLQSNLLHQMCLQLWRDVIDSLVGHSMWLRSVLGLPEKETIYLNVPEEQDQKSPPIMEVKVPVGKAGKEERKGAAQEKKQLGIKDKEDKKGAKLLGKEQDRPNSKKHKAKDDKKVIKSASRDRFSLEDPTPDIILSSQEPIDPLVMGKYTQRLHSEVKGSAQQPFPCLPPALFIPFSLQTISAHSIMVEAELLQEGHPRV